In a single window of the Lagenorhynchus albirostris chromosome 19, mLagAlb1.1, whole genome shotgun sequence genome:
- the DMPK gene encoding myotonin-protein kinase isoform X6: MVLPARHVSRSAAEAASAAGAGPQLPGAGAPARPSPGRPPGAGRVRPGPGQVCGRLLGVGPKLRVSQSVVQEPPVSEPRVEPIAERLKEARLQRDDFEILKVIGRGAFSEVAVVKMKQTGQVYAMKIMNKWDMLKRGEVSCFREERDVLVNGDQRWITQLHFAFQDENYLYLVMEYYVGGDLLTLLSKFGERIPAEMARFYLAEIVMAIDSVHRLGYVHRDIKPDNILLDRCGHIRLADFGSCLKLRADGTVRSLVAVGTPDYLSPEILQAVGGGPGTGSYGPECDWWALGVLAYEMFYGQTPFYADSTAETYGKIVHYKEHLSLPLADAGVPDEVRDLIQQLLCPPETRLGRNGAGDFQKHPFFFGLDWDSLRDSAPPFTPDFEGATDTCNFDVVEDGLTAMVSGGGETLSDMQEGTPLGVHLPFVGYSSYSCMALGDDEIPGSTPMELEAEALPEPLQEPSLEPTVPPPEEAAEAAVPEAIPEAVAEAQVTLRELQEALEEEVLTRQSLSQELEAIRTANQNFASQLREAEARNRDLEAHVRQLQERMELLQAGGAAAVTGVPSPRATDPPSHMAPRPWLWASARWWGQAPCTAATCCSLPGSLGLAYRRRVPCSCSPLLWLVPPPWAALGWWPAPAILPQSDPAREPPSPPEP; encoded by the exons ATGGTGCTGCCTGCCCGACATGTCAGCCGAAGTGCGGCTGAGGCGGCTTCAGCAGCTGGTGCTGGACCCCAGCTTCCTGGGGCTGGAGCCCCTGCTCGACCTTCTCCTGGGCGTCCACCAGGAGCTGGGCGCGTCCGACCTGGCCCAGGACAAGTATGTGGCCGACTTCTTGGAGTGGG CCCTAAACTCAGGGTTTCCCAGAGTGTGGTCCAAGAGCCACCAGTATCTGAGCCTAG agtgGAGCCCATCGCGGAGAGGCTTAAGGAGGCCCGACTGCAGAGGGATGACTTCGAGATTCTGAAGGTGATCGGACGCGGGGCGTTCAGCGAG GTGGCGGTGGTGAAGATGAAGCAGACGGGCCAGGTGTACGCCATGAAGATCATGAATAAGTGGGACATGCTGAAGAGAGGCGAG GTGTCGTGCTTCCGCGAAGAGAGGGATGTGTTGGTGAACGGGGACCAGCGCTGGATCACGCAGCTGCACTTCGCCTTCCAGGACGAGAACTACCTG TACCTGGTCATGGAGTACTACGTGGGCGGGGACCTGCTAACGCTGCTGAGCAAGTTTGGGGAGCGGATCCCGGCCGAGATGGCGCGCTTCTACCTGGCCGAGATTGTCATGGCCATAGACTCGGTGCACCGGCTGGGCTACGTGCACAG GGACATCAAACCGGACAACATCCTGCTGGACCGCTGCGGCCACATCCGCTTGGCCGACTTTGGCTCCTGCCTCAAGTTGCGGGCGGATGGAACG GTGCGGTCACTGGTGGCTGTGGGCACCCCGGACTACTTGTCTCCCGAGATCCTGCAGGCCGTGGGCGGTGGGCCCGGGACTGGCAGCTACGGGCCCGAGTGTGACTGGTGGGCGCTGGGCGTGCTCGCCTATGAAATGTTCTATGGGCAGACGCCCTTCTACGCCGACTCCACGGCTGAGACCTACGGCAAGATCGTGCACTACAAG GAGCACCTGTCTCTACCGCTGGCAGACGCAGGAGTCCCCGACGAGGTTCGCGATCTCATCCAGCAGCTGCTGTGTCCCCCCGAGACGCGCCTGGGCCGGAATGGAGCAGGCGATTTCCAGAAGCATCCTTTCTTCTTTGGCCTTGACTGGGACAGCCTCCGAGACAGCGCGCCCCCCTTTACGCCGGATTTCGAGGGTGCCACAGACACATGCAACTTCGATGTGGTGGAAGACGGGCTCACTGCCATGGTGAGCGGGGGCGGG GAGACGCTGTCGGATATGCAGGAAGGCACGCCACTGGGGGTCCACCTGCCTTTCGTGGGCTACTCCTCCTATTCCTGCATGGCCCTTGG ggATGATGAGATCCCGGGCTCCACGCCCATGGAACTGGAGGCCGAGGCGCTGCCTGAGCCATTGCAAGAGCCCAGCCTGGAACCCACGGTGCCCCCACCAGAGGAAGCG GCTGAAGCGGCAGTTCCGGAGGCCATTCCGGAGGCGGTGGCAGAGGCCCAGGTGACGCTGCGGGAACTCCAGGaggccctggaggaggaggtgctCACCCGACAGAGCCTGAGCCAGGAGCTGGAGGCCATCCGAACGGCCAACCAGAACTTCGCCAG CCAACTCCGCGAGGCCGAGGCCCGTAACCGAGACCTGGAGGCGCACGTCCGGCAGCTGCAGGAGCGGATGGAGTTGCTTCAGGCCGGGGGAGCCGCAG ctGTCACGGGGGTCCCCAGTCCCCGGGCCACGGATCCACCTTCCCAT ATGGCCCCCCGGCCGTGGCTCTGGGCCAGTGCCCGCTGGTGGGGCCAGGCCCCATGCACCGCCGCCACCTGCTGCTCCCTGCCAGG GTCCCTAGGCCTGGCCTATCGGAGGCGCGTTCCTTGCTCCTGTTCGCCTCTGCTCTGGCTGGTGCCGCCGCCCTGGGCTGCATTGGGTTGGTGGCCTGCGCCGGCTATCTTGCCACAGTCTGACCCCGCCCGGGAGCCGCCTTCGCCGCCTGAACCCTAG
- the DMPK gene encoding myotonin-protein kinase isoform X2, with protein sequence MSAEVRLRRLQQLVLDPSFLGLEPLLDLLLGVHQELGASDLAQDKYVADFLEWVEPIAERLKEARLQRDDFEILKVIGRGAFSEVAVVKMKQTGQVYAMKIMNKWDMLKRGEVSCFREERDVLVNGDQRWITQLHFAFQDENYLYLVMEYYVGGDLLTLLSKFGERIPAEMARFYLAEIVMAIDSVHRLGYVHRDIKPDNILLDRCGHIRLADFGSCLKLRADGTVRSLVAVGTPDYLSPEILQAVGGGPGTGSYGPECDWWALGVLAYEMFYGQTPFYADSTAETYGKIVHYKEHLSLPLADAGVPDEVRDLIQQLLCPPETRLGRNGAGDFQKHPFFFGLDWDSLRDSAPPFTPDFEGATDTCNFDVVEDGLTAMETLSDMQEGTPLGVHLPFVGYSSYSCMALGDDEIPGSTPMELEAEALPEPLQEPSLEPTVPPPEEAAEAAVPEAIPEAVAEAQVTLRELQEALEEEVLTRQSLSQELEAIRTANQNFASQLREAEARNRDLEAHVRQLQERMELLQAGGAAAVTGVPSPRATDPPSHMAPRPWLWASARWWGQAPCTAATCCSLPGSLGLAYRRRVPCSCSPLLWLVPPPWAALGWWPAPAILPQSDPAREPPSPPEP encoded by the exons ATGTCAGCCGAAGTGCGGCTGAGGCGGCTTCAGCAGCTGGTGCTGGACCCCAGCTTCCTGGGGCTGGAGCCCCTGCTCGACCTTCTCCTGGGCGTCCACCAGGAGCTGGGCGCGTCCGACCTGGCCCAGGACAAGTATGTGGCCGACTTCTTGGAGTGGG tgGAGCCCATCGCGGAGAGGCTTAAGGAGGCCCGACTGCAGAGGGATGACTTCGAGATTCTGAAGGTGATCGGACGCGGGGCGTTCAGCGAG GTGGCGGTGGTGAAGATGAAGCAGACGGGCCAGGTGTACGCCATGAAGATCATGAATAAGTGGGACATGCTGAAGAGAGGCGAG GTGTCGTGCTTCCGCGAAGAGAGGGATGTGTTGGTGAACGGGGACCAGCGCTGGATCACGCAGCTGCACTTCGCCTTCCAGGACGAGAACTACCTG TACCTGGTCATGGAGTACTACGTGGGCGGGGACCTGCTAACGCTGCTGAGCAAGTTTGGGGAGCGGATCCCGGCCGAGATGGCGCGCTTCTACCTGGCCGAGATTGTCATGGCCATAGACTCGGTGCACCGGCTGGGCTACGTGCACAG GGACATCAAACCGGACAACATCCTGCTGGACCGCTGCGGCCACATCCGCTTGGCCGACTTTGGCTCCTGCCTCAAGTTGCGGGCGGATGGAACG GTGCGGTCACTGGTGGCTGTGGGCACCCCGGACTACTTGTCTCCCGAGATCCTGCAGGCCGTGGGCGGTGGGCCCGGGACTGGCAGCTACGGGCCCGAGTGTGACTGGTGGGCGCTGGGCGTGCTCGCCTATGAAATGTTCTATGGGCAGACGCCCTTCTACGCCGACTCCACGGCTGAGACCTACGGCAAGATCGTGCACTACAAG GAGCACCTGTCTCTACCGCTGGCAGACGCAGGAGTCCCCGACGAGGTTCGCGATCTCATCCAGCAGCTGCTGTGTCCCCCCGAGACGCGCCTGGGCCGGAATGGAGCAGGCGATTTCCAGAAGCATCCTTTCTTCTTTGGCCTTGACTGGGACAGCCTCCGAGACAGCGCGCCCCCCTTTACGCCGGATTTCGAGGGTGCCACAGACACATGCAACTTCGATGTGGTGGAAGACGGGCTCACTGCCATG GAGACGCTGTCGGATATGCAGGAAGGCACGCCACTGGGGGTCCACCTGCCTTTCGTGGGCTACTCCTCCTATTCCTGCATGGCCCTTGG ggATGATGAGATCCCGGGCTCCACGCCCATGGAACTGGAGGCCGAGGCGCTGCCTGAGCCATTGCAAGAGCCCAGCCTGGAACCCACGGTGCCCCCACCAGAGGAAGCG GCTGAAGCGGCAGTTCCGGAGGCCATTCCGGAGGCGGTGGCAGAGGCCCAGGTGACGCTGCGGGAACTCCAGGaggccctggaggaggaggtgctCACCCGACAGAGCCTGAGCCAGGAGCTGGAGGCCATCCGAACGGCCAACCAGAACTTCGCCAG CCAACTCCGCGAGGCCGAGGCCCGTAACCGAGACCTGGAGGCGCACGTCCGGCAGCTGCAGGAGCGGATGGAGTTGCTTCAGGCCGGGGGAGCCGCAG ctGTCACGGGGGTCCCCAGTCCCCGGGCCACGGATCCACCTTCCCAT ATGGCCCCCCGGCCGTGGCTCTGGGCCAGTGCCCGCTGGTGGGGCCAGGCCCCATGCACCGCCGCCACCTGCTGCTCCCTGCCAGG GTCCCTAGGCCTGGCCTATCGGAGGCGCGTTCCTTGCTCCTGTTCGCCTCTGCTCTGGCTGGTGCCGCCGCCCTGGGCTGCATTGGGTTGGTGGCCTGCGCCGGCTATCTTGCCACAGTCTGACCCCGCCCGGGAGCCGCCTTCGCCGCCTGAACCCTAG
- the DMPK gene encoding myotonin-protein kinase isoform X3 translates to MSAEVRLRRLQQLVLDPSFLGLEPLLDLLLGVHQELGASDLAQDKYVADFLEWVEPIAERLKEARLQRDDFEILKVIGRGAFSEVAVVKMKQTGQVYAMKIMNKWDMLKRGEVSCFREERDVLVNGDQRWITQLHFAFQDENYLYLVMEYYVGGDLLTLLSKFGERIPAEMARFYLAEIVMAIDSVHRLGYVHRDIKPDNILLDRCGHIRLADFGSCLKLRADGTVRSLVAVGTPDYLSPEILQAVGGGPGTGSYGPECDWWALGVLAYEMFYGQTPFYADSTAETYGKIVHYKEHLSLPLADAGVPDEVRDLIQQLLCPPETRLGRNGAGDFQKHPFFFGLDWDSLRDSAPPFTPDFEGATDTCNFDVVEDGLTAMVSGGGETLSDMQEGTPLGVHLPFVGYSSYSCMALGDDEIPGSTPMELEAEALPEPLQEPSLEPTVPPPEEAAEAAVPEAIPEAVAEAQVTLRELQEALEEEVLTRQSLSQELEAIRTANQNFASQLREAEARNRDLEAHVRQLQERMELLQAGGAAAVTGVPSPRATDPPSHLDGPPAVALGQCPLVGPGPMHRRHLLLPARVPRPGLSEARSLLLFASALAGAAALGCIGLVACAGYLATV, encoded by the exons ATGTCAGCCGAAGTGCGGCTGAGGCGGCTTCAGCAGCTGGTGCTGGACCCCAGCTTCCTGGGGCTGGAGCCCCTGCTCGACCTTCTCCTGGGCGTCCACCAGGAGCTGGGCGCGTCCGACCTGGCCCAGGACAAGTATGTGGCCGACTTCTTGGAGTGGG tgGAGCCCATCGCGGAGAGGCTTAAGGAGGCCCGACTGCAGAGGGATGACTTCGAGATTCTGAAGGTGATCGGACGCGGGGCGTTCAGCGAG GTGGCGGTGGTGAAGATGAAGCAGACGGGCCAGGTGTACGCCATGAAGATCATGAATAAGTGGGACATGCTGAAGAGAGGCGAG GTGTCGTGCTTCCGCGAAGAGAGGGATGTGTTGGTGAACGGGGACCAGCGCTGGATCACGCAGCTGCACTTCGCCTTCCAGGACGAGAACTACCTG TACCTGGTCATGGAGTACTACGTGGGCGGGGACCTGCTAACGCTGCTGAGCAAGTTTGGGGAGCGGATCCCGGCCGAGATGGCGCGCTTCTACCTGGCCGAGATTGTCATGGCCATAGACTCGGTGCACCGGCTGGGCTACGTGCACAG GGACATCAAACCGGACAACATCCTGCTGGACCGCTGCGGCCACATCCGCTTGGCCGACTTTGGCTCCTGCCTCAAGTTGCGGGCGGATGGAACG GTGCGGTCACTGGTGGCTGTGGGCACCCCGGACTACTTGTCTCCCGAGATCCTGCAGGCCGTGGGCGGTGGGCCCGGGACTGGCAGCTACGGGCCCGAGTGTGACTGGTGGGCGCTGGGCGTGCTCGCCTATGAAATGTTCTATGGGCAGACGCCCTTCTACGCCGACTCCACGGCTGAGACCTACGGCAAGATCGTGCACTACAAG GAGCACCTGTCTCTACCGCTGGCAGACGCAGGAGTCCCCGACGAGGTTCGCGATCTCATCCAGCAGCTGCTGTGTCCCCCCGAGACGCGCCTGGGCCGGAATGGAGCAGGCGATTTCCAGAAGCATCCTTTCTTCTTTGGCCTTGACTGGGACAGCCTCCGAGACAGCGCGCCCCCCTTTACGCCGGATTTCGAGGGTGCCACAGACACATGCAACTTCGATGTGGTGGAAGACGGGCTCACTGCCATGGTGAGCGGGGGCGGG GAGACGCTGTCGGATATGCAGGAAGGCACGCCACTGGGGGTCCACCTGCCTTTCGTGGGCTACTCCTCCTATTCCTGCATGGCCCTTGG ggATGATGAGATCCCGGGCTCCACGCCCATGGAACTGGAGGCCGAGGCGCTGCCTGAGCCATTGCAAGAGCCCAGCCTGGAACCCACGGTGCCCCCACCAGAGGAAGCG GCTGAAGCGGCAGTTCCGGAGGCCATTCCGGAGGCGGTGGCAGAGGCCCAGGTGACGCTGCGGGAACTCCAGGaggccctggaggaggaggtgctCACCCGACAGAGCCTGAGCCAGGAGCTGGAGGCCATCCGAACGGCCAACCAGAACTTCGCCAG CCAACTCCGCGAGGCCGAGGCCCGTAACCGAGACCTGGAGGCGCACGTCCGGCAGCTGCAGGAGCGGATGGAGTTGCTTCAGGCCGGGGGAGCCGCAG ctGTCACGGGGGTCCCCAGTCCCCGGGCCACGGATCCACCTTCCCAT CTAGATGGCCCCCCGGCCGTGGCTCTGGGCCAGTGCCCGCTGGTGGGGCCAGGCCCCATGCACCGCCGCCACCTGCTGCTCCCTGCCAGG GTCCCTAGGCCTGGCCTATCGGAGGCGCGTTCCTTGCTCCTGTTCGCCTCTGCTCTGGCTGGTGCCGCCGCCCTGGGCTGCATTGGGTTGGTGGCCTGCGCCGGCTATCTTGCCACAGTCTGA
- the DMPK gene encoding myotonin-protein kinase isoform X4 — MSAEVRLRRLQQLVLDPSFLGLEPLLDLLLGVHQELGASDLAQDKYVADFLEWVEPIAERLKEARLQRDDFEILKVIGRGAFSEVAVVKMKQTGQVYAMKIMNKWDMLKRGEVSCFREERDVLVNGDQRWITQLHFAFQDENYLYLVMEYYVGGDLLTLLSKFGERIPAEMARFYLAEIVMAIDSVHRLGYVHRDIKPDNILLDRCGHIRLADFGSCLKLRADGTVRSLVAVGTPDYLSPEILQAVGGGPGTGSYGPECDWWALGVLAYEMFYGQTPFYADSTAETYGKIVHYKEHLSLPLADAGVPDEVRDLIQQLLCPPETRLGRNGAGDFQKHPFFFGLDWDSLRDSAPPFTPDFEGATDTCNFDVVEDGLTAMETLSDMQEGTPLGVHLPFVGYSSYSCMALGDDEIPGSTPMELEAEALPEPLQEPSLEPTVPPPEEAAEAAVPEAIPEAVAEAQVTLRELQEALEEEVLTRQSLSQELEAIRTANQNFASQLREAEARNRDLEAHVRQLQERMELLQAGGAAAVTGVPSPRATDPPSHLDGPPAVALGQCPLVGPGPMHRRHLLLPARVPRPGLSEARSLLLFASALAGAAALGCIGLVACAGYLATV; from the exons ATGTCAGCCGAAGTGCGGCTGAGGCGGCTTCAGCAGCTGGTGCTGGACCCCAGCTTCCTGGGGCTGGAGCCCCTGCTCGACCTTCTCCTGGGCGTCCACCAGGAGCTGGGCGCGTCCGACCTGGCCCAGGACAAGTATGTGGCCGACTTCTTGGAGTGGG tgGAGCCCATCGCGGAGAGGCTTAAGGAGGCCCGACTGCAGAGGGATGACTTCGAGATTCTGAAGGTGATCGGACGCGGGGCGTTCAGCGAG GTGGCGGTGGTGAAGATGAAGCAGACGGGCCAGGTGTACGCCATGAAGATCATGAATAAGTGGGACATGCTGAAGAGAGGCGAG GTGTCGTGCTTCCGCGAAGAGAGGGATGTGTTGGTGAACGGGGACCAGCGCTGGATCACGCAGCTGCACTTCGCCTTCCAGGACGAGAACTACCTG TACCTGGTCATGGAGTACTACGTGGGCGGGGACCTGCTAACGCTGCTGAGCAAGTTTGGGGAGCGGATCCCGGCCGAGATGGCGCGCTTCTACCTGGCCGAGATTGTCATGGCCATAGACTCGGTGCACCGGCTGGGCTACGTGCACAG GGACATCAAACCGGACAACATCCTGCTGGACCGCTGCGGCCACATCCGCTTGGCCGACTTTGGCTCCTGCCTCAAGTTGCGGGCGGATGGAACG GTGCGGTCACTGGTGGCTGTGGGCACCCCGGACTACTTGTCTCCCGAGATCCTGCAGGCCGTGGGCGGTGGGCCCGGGACTGGCAGCTACGGGCCCGAGTGTGACTGGTGGGCGCTGGGCGTGCTCGCCTATGAAATGTTCTATGGGCAGACGCCCTTCTACGCCGACTCCACGGCTGAGACCTACGGCAAGATCGTGCACTACAAG GAGCACCTGTCTCTACCGCTGGCAGACGCAGGAGTCCCCGACGAGGTTCGCGATCTCATCCAGCAGCTGCTGTGTCCCCCCGAGACGCGCCTGGGCCGGAATGGAGCAGGCGATTTCCAGAAGCATCCTTTCTTCTTTGGCCTTGACTGGGACAGCCTCCGAGACAGCGCGCCCCCCTTTACGCCGGATTTCGAGGGTGCCACAGACACATGCAACTTCGATGTGGTGGAAGACGGGCTCACTGCCATG GAGACGCTGTCGGATATGCAGGAAGGCACGCCACTGGGGGTCCACCTGCCTTTCGTGGGCTACTCCTCCTATTCCTGCATGGCCCTTGG ggATGATGAGATCCCGGGCTCCACGCCCATGGAACTGGAGGCCGAGGCGCTGCCTGAGCCATTGCAAGAGCCCAGCCTGGAACCCACGGTGCCCCCACCAGAGGAAGCG GCTGAAGCGGCAGTTCCGGAGGCCATTCCGGAGGCGGTGGCAGAGGCCCAGGTGACGCTGCGGGAACTCCAGGaggccctggaggaggaggtgctCACCCGACAGAGCCTGAGCCAGGAGCTGGAGGCCATCCGAACGGCCAACCAGAACTTCGCCAG CCAACTCCGCGAGGCCGAGGCCCGTAACCGAGACCTGGAGGCGCACGTCCGGCAGCTGCAGGAGCGGATGGAGTTGCTTCAGGCCGGGGGAGCCGCAG ctGTCACGGGGGTCCCCAGTCCCCGGGCCACGGATCCACCTTCCCAT CTAGATGGCCCCCCGGCCGTGGCTCTGGGCCAGTGCCCGCTGGTGGGGCCAGGCCCCATGCACCGCCGCCACCTGCTGCTCCCTGCCAGG GTCCCTAGGCCTGGCCTATCGGAGGCGCGTTCCTTGCTCCTGTTCGCCTCTGCTCTGGCTGGTGCCGCCGCCCTGGGCTGCATTGGGTTGGTGGCCTGCGCCGGCTATCTTGCCACAGTCTGA
- the DMPK gene encoding myotonin-protein kinase isoform X5, which translates to MSAEVRLRRLQQLVLDPSFLGLEPLLDLLLGVHQELGASDLAQDKYVADFLEWVEPIAERLKEARLQRDDFEILKVIGRGAFSEVAVVKMKQTGQVYAMKIMNKWDMLKRGEVSCFREERDVLVNGDQRWITQLHFAFQDENYLYLVMEYYVGGDLLTLLSKFGERIPAEMARFYLAEIVMAIDSVHRLGYVHRDIKPDNILLDRCGHIRLADFGSCLKLRADGTVRSLVAVGTPDYLSPEILQAVGGGPGTGSYGPECDWWALGVLAYEMFYGQTPFYADSTAETYGKIVHYKEHLSLPLADAGVPDEVRDLIQQLLCPPETRLGRNGAGDFQKHPFFFGLDWDSLRDSAPPFTPDFEGATDTCNFDVVEDGLTAMVSGGGETLSDMQEGTPLGVHLPFVGYSSYSCMALGDDEIPGSTPMELEAEALPEPLQEPSLEPTVPPPEEAAEAAVPEAIPEAVAEAQVTLRELQEALEEEVLTRQSLSQELEAIRTANQNFASQLREAEARNRDLEAHVRQLQERMELLQAGGAAGP; encoded by the exons ATGTCAGCCGAAGTGCGGCTGAGGCGGCTTCAGCAGCTGGTGCTGGACCCCAGCTTCCTGGGGCTGGAGCCCCTGCTCGACCTTCTCCTGGGCGTCCACCAGGAGCTGGGCGCGTCCGACCTGGCCCAGGACAAGTATGTGGCCGACTTCTTGGAGTGGG tgGAGCCCATCGCGGAGAGGCTTAAGGAGGCCCGACTGCAGAGGGATGACTTCGAGATTCTGAAGGTGATCGGACGCGGGGCGTTCAGCGAG GTGGCGGTGGTGAAGATGAAGCAGACGGGCCAGGTGTACGCCATGAAGATCATGAATAAGTGGGACATGCTGAAGAGAGGCGAG GTGTCGTGCTTCCGCGAAGAGAGGGATGTGTTGGTGAACGGGGACCAGCGCTGGATCACGCAGCTGCACTTCGCCTTCCAGGACGAGAACTACCTG TACCTGGTCATGGAGTACTACGTGGGCGGGGACCTGCTAACGCTGCTGAGCAAGTTTGGGGAGCGGATCCCGGCCGAGATGGCGCGCTTCTACCTGGCCGAGATTGTCATGGCCATAGACTCGGTGCACCGGCTGGGCTACGTGCACAG GGACATCAAACCGGACAACATCCTGCTGGACCGCTGCGGCCACATCCGCTTGGCCGACTTTGGCTCCTGCCTCAAGTTGCGGGCGGATGGAACG GTGCGGTCACTGGTGGCTGTGGGCACCCCGGACTACTTGTCTCCCGAGATCCTGCAGGCCGTGGGCGGTGGGCCCGGGACTGGCAGCTACGGGCCCGAGTGTGACTGGTGGGCGCTGGGCGTGCTCGCCTATGAAATGTTCTATGGGCAGACGCCCTTCTACGCCGACTCCACGGCTGAGACCTACGGCAAGATCGTGCACTACAAG GAGCACCTGTCTCTACCGCTGGCAGACGCAGGAGTCCCCGACGAGGTTCGCGATCTCATCCAGCAGCTGCTGTGTCCCCCCGAGACGCGCCTGGGCCGGAATGGAGCAGGCGATTTCCAGAAGCATCCTTTCTTCTTTGGCCTTGACTGGGACAGCCTCCGAGACAGCGCGCCCCCCTTTACGCCGGATTTCGAGGGTGCCACAGACACATGCAACTTCGATGTGGTGGAAGACGGGCTCACTGCCATGGTGAGCGGGGGCGGG GAGACGCTGTCGGATATGCAGGAAGGCACGCCACTGGGGGTCCACCTGCCTTTCGTGGGCTACTCCTCCTATTCCTGCATGGCCCTTGG ggATGATGAGATCCCGGGCTCCACGCCCATGGAACTGGAGGCCGAGGCGCTGCCTGAGCCATTGCAAGAGCCCAGCCTGGAACCCACGGTGCCCCCACCAGAGGAAGCG GCTGAAGCGGCAGTTCCGGAGGCCATTCCGGAGGCGGTGGCAGAGGCCCAGGTGACGCTGCGGGAACTCCAGGaggccctggaggaggaggtgctCACCCGACAGAGCCTGAGCCAGGAGCTGGAGGCCATCCGAACGGCCAACCAGAACTTCGCCAG CCAACTCCGCGAGGCCGAGGCCCGTAACCGAGACCTGGAGGCGCACGTCCGGCAGCTGCAGGAGCGGATGGAGTTGCTTCAGGCCGGGGGAGCCGCAG GTCCCTAG